A window from Microvirgula aerodenitrificans DSM 15089 encodes these proteins:
- a CDS encoding integrase core domain-containing protein: NGMVERVIRTFKEQCAHRHRFETLQHASRVISDWIRFYNTRRPHQALGMKTPAEAFALAV; the protein is encoded by the coding sequence AACGGCATGGTCGAGCGGGTCATCCGTACGTTCAAGGAGCAATGCGCGCATCGTCATCGCTTTGAGACCTTGCAGCACGCAAGCCGTGTCATCAGTGACTGGATACGCTTCTACAACACCCGCCGCCCTCATCAGGCACTCGGAATGAAAACCCCGGCTGAAGCGTTTGCTTTAGCCGTTTAA